In one Lolium rigidum isolate FL_2022 chromosome 3, APGP_CSIRO_Lrig_0.1, whole genome shotgun sequence genomic region, the following are encoded:
- the LOC124701063 gene encoding auxin-induced protein 6B-like: MQGEEKKGKVKKGWLAVTVDEDHRRFAIPIAYLYHPLFRRLLEAARDTYGYHSSGPLRLPCSVDEFLRLRALIERDTHSYSSSHRVHMAPCTRAKVTS; this comes from the coding sequence ATGCAGGGCGAGGagaagaaggggaaggtgaagaaggggTGGCTAGCGGTGACGGTCGACGAGGACCATCGGCGGTTCGCCATCCCCATCGCCTACCTCTACCACCCGCTCTTCCGCCGGctgctggaggcggcgcgggacACCTACGGCTACCACTCGTCCGGTCCGCTGCGCCTCCCTTGCTCCGTCGACGAGTTCCTCCGCCTGCGCGCGCTCATCGAGCGGGACACGCACTCGTACTCGTCGTCGCACCGCGTGCACATGGCCCCGTGCACCCGCGCTAAGGTCACGTCGTGA
- the LOC124697874 gene encoding uncharacterized protein LOC124697874 gives MDAFVLVASEPRTGEGGDHPSSWWLLGTRTLGDRREELAAPPEEEMVVAYRTPPPPLFPLTSTSPPSAPAVLHQNDRRGHGLTKDRGGAPKYQCVAAARSPARACTDLGIRRSLIRDADIRHPQSNRQEEGRGVLALVPLVQQLLPHIPCSYLGALEGQQFPDRKIEWEELCCVLMVGEHVPHVLLLRHFGCLGPRRRPMPDAATCLIKCSFAIVRYDRFYLIF, from the exons ATGGACGCGTTCGTCCTTGTGGCGAGCGAGCCAAGGACAGGGGAGGGCGGAGATCACCCGTCGTCCTGGTGGCTGTTGGGGACAAGAACCTTGGGCGACAGGCGGGAggagctcgccgcgccgccggaagAAGAGATGGTGGTCGCCT atcgaacgccgccgccgccgctcttccccCTCACCTCTACATCCCCTCCCTCCGCTCCTGCTGTCCTGCACCAGAACGACCGCCGCGGCCATGGCCTCACGAAGGACAGAGGCGGTGCCCCCAAGTACCAGTGCGTCGCGGCGGCTCGTtcgccggcgcgcgcgtgcactg ACCTTGGCATTCGCCGCTCCCTGATCCGGGACGCCGACATCCGGCATCCGCAG AGCAACAGGCAGGAGGAGGGGCGAGGCGTCCTAGCTCTAGTCCCGTTGGTCCAGCAGCTTCTCCCTCACATCCCTTGCAGCTACCTTGGAGCCTTGGAGGGGCAACAGTTTCCAG ACAGAAAGATTGAGTGGGAGGAGCTGTGCTGCGTGCTGATGGTTGGTGAACATGTTCCACATGTCCTGCTGCTCAGGCATTTCGGCTGCCTGGGACCTAGAAGACGACCCATGCCTGATGCTGCTACATGTCTTATTAAGTGCAGTTTTGCCATAGTGAGGTATGATCGTTTTTATTTAATATTTTGA